The genomic region GAGGTGCCCATAGGTCGATCGGTATGTTCTTCCCAAAGATGTAGAAGACATGAATTTATCCCTTGTGCTAGAGTTGCCACCGGAGTAAGAGGAAGAATTGACCGATCGATTTTTGCCACCAGGGTCGTTTTCGCCAGGTTGACCACTCAATCCGATCGCTCTTCTCAAAAGCGTCCAGAAGCAATTTTTCAAGGGTTGGTGCAAGGTCTGGATCGAACCACGCCAGATTTAATTCATCGTTGTGATAAAAGCTTCGAGGATCGAAATTTGCACTACCCAAGCTAATCCAATCGCGATCCACTAACATCAGTTTGGCGTGGATCATGCTGGGCTGGTATTCGTAAATCGCAATTCCAGCAGGTAGAAGATGCCGATAGCGTTCGCGAGCAGCATAGTAGACGGGCGGCTTGTCGTTGCGATCGCTAGTTGTCACGATCCGCACATCCACACCGCGTTTTTTGGCTTGAATTAGGGCAGTGCGAGTATTGCGATCCAAAATGAAGTAAGGGCTAGCAATCCAAATTCGCTGCTGTGCGGCTTGCAGGCTGAACCAAAACAGGGTATTAATCGACGAAACCTTACTCTCGGCATCATGAGGGATTACCAGCATCGGTTTTGCCTCAGCAGACGATTGCTGTGGGGGAAAATATCCTCCACTCGCCTTGCCATCCTCATAAAGCCAGTGCCGCAGAAAGATGCCCACAAGAACAGGCACAATAGCGTTTTCTAACTCAATTTCGTAATCCAGCCAAGGCGCTGTGTCTCCGATTTTGGGATCGCCGTCCCAATTATCTGACACACCCATGCCACCAATGAAGGCGACGGTGCCATCAACGATCAATAGTTTACGATGGCTGCGGCTGAGATATTGCAAGGGAACTTTCAATTTAAGGGGATGAAAGAAGCGAACCTCAACGCCAGCCGCCTTGAGCCGTTTCCAGTAGTCAGGCGGGATTTTAATCGTACCAGAGCGATCGACCAGAACTTGGACGTGAACACCACTGTGCGATCGCTCGCTCAATGCGTCTGCAAACTCATTCGCACGCGCTCCTGGTGTCATGAAAAAGGTTTCAAACTGAATGATGTGTTGTGCTTTTTGGATCGCCGCTAACCGTGATGCATAAATTTGATTCGGCTGCGACCAGAATCCACAGATGTGAGCTTGAGTCGAAAGCGATTGCGAGAAGCCCATTAACAGCGGCAGAAAGTTTGTATCGCTCAACACTAAGCGACGCTCGGAGCGGTACTGTACTTTAGGTTCAAATACCCCTCGTAGATACAAAATTAACCACGCGATCGTCAGGACTGCAACGAAAAGAACGATCTCTGTCCAAGTCATGGCTCCTCGCACAAAATGCTAGGTGTTATTCACTGTATCAGGTCAACTCGATCGCTGGAACTCTTTCAGAGGATAGACCTTTCCTTGAGCATAGTGCAATGGATGCACGCGATTTTCTCCAGCCGCGTTATTCCGGATGGCATTGTCAACTTAACCCAATAAATTCAAAAACTGTCCCGATGATTCCTGAGCAATCCCGATCGCTCAGATTATGCAGCACAACTCAGCAAGAGCAACGTCTCACCAATCCTCAAATCGTTGGCGCTAGGCATAACGATTATATTCTGTAACTCAGGAGTGATTCACCCGTTTGGGAGAGCCGCTATATATAAATGTGATTGGGATATATCAGTTTGGGCTGCTGCAAGCAGCGTGAGACGTTGCATCGGCATTGAAGGAGATCCTCGCCTCGCTAAGGATTTCAAAGAGCGCGTACTGTTGCCCGATCGTCACTACATCAAGGAGCGTCGCATTATACTGGCTCACATCACCAGAAACAGCCAGATGACGCTGGCATGTGGCATCGAGCATTCGTTTGAAACCGAGTGTCCTTACTTCTACAACAGCGATTGTTCGGAAGATGATGGCAAGGTAGTCTTTTGTGTGGATGCTCAACCAGGTGTCCCGATTCGACTGCTCAAGTACATGACTTATCACACCTCCCGCAATTTTCCTACCCAAGAGTTGTGCGATCGAGCCGAACGAACGCTCGATCGCGCCATCAGTCATGGTTTTGACGATCTGCTAGCAAGCTAAAGACAGTATCTGGATGATTTTTGGGATCGTAGTGATGTCAAGATTGACGGCGATCCGGTTCACCCCGATGTGACTCCAGAGTTGATGCAGCAAGTGCTGCGCTTTAATCTGTTTCACATCCTTCAAGCATCAGCTTGTTCTCAAGGAGCAGGTGTCGCAGCCAAAGGACTTACTAGCCTTGCCTATGAAGGGCATTACTTCTGGGACATGGAAATCTATGTCATGCCTTTCTTGACTTACACAGCCCCCCGTATTGCCAAGAATTTGCTACTGTTTCGGTACAGTATGCTAGACAAGGCGCGACAGCGATCGCGGGAAGTCAACCAAAATGGAGCGCTCTTTCCTTGGAGAACGATAAACGGTGAAGAAGCATCTGCCTACTATGCGGCTGGAACTGCTCAATATCACATTGATGCAGATATCGTGTATGCCTTGAAGAAGTATGTTGAAGCGACGGGGGATGAGGAATTTCTCTTCAAAGAAGGGGTAGAGATCTTGGTCGAAACAGCTCGGATGTGGTATAGTTTTGGGTTCTTCTCTAAGCGAAAGGGCGGTCAGTTCTGCATTCATGGTGTCACAGGACCCGATGAGTACAACACTGTCGTAAATAACAATACCTATACTAATTTGATGGCGAGAGAGAACTTGTGGTACGCCGCCAAAACCGTTGAGACGCTGCGCGAGCAAAACCCAGACTGGTTTACCGTTCTAGTTCATAAAACCAATTTGGAACTCTCTGAGCTGGAAAACTGGAAGAAAGCGGCGGACAATATTTATCTACCCTTCGACGAACAATTAGAAATTCACCTCCAGCACGATGGCTTTCTAGATGAAGAGGTTTGGGATTTTGAGAATACACCTGCGAGTAAATATCCACTGCTACTACACTTTCATCCCCTCGTAATTTATCGGCATCAAGTGATTAAGCAGGCGGATATCGTGCTGGCAATGTTTTTATTAGGACATGAGTTTTCACTCGAACAGAAGCAGCGTAACTTTGACTATTACGATCCTTTGACGACGGGAGACTCCTCCCTCACTGTGTGTATTCAGAGCATTGTGGCAGCAGAAATTGGTTACATGGAAAAGGCGAACGCATACGCCAGGTATGCAGTGCTGATGGACTTGGGCGATGTGGCTGGGAATGTGAAAGATGGCTGTCATATTGCTGCTATGGGAGGAACCTGGATGGTGCTGGTTTATGGATTTGGCGGTCTGCGAGATGATAATGGTCGCTTATCTTTCCATCCGAGATTGCCTAAAACCATCAAACGGCTCCAGTTTCCCTTAACTATTCGCGGGCAGCGGTTGGAGGTTGATATCGATCGCCAATCGGTAGCGTTTAGCAATGGCAGAAGAGGAAATCTACGCTAACCCTGCCGATCCAATGGTGAATTGGGATGTGGAAGATTTACGCTTGGCACTGACAGCAGCAGGGGTCAAAGTCACGATCGAAGCCGAGCATTATCCGACTCAACTTTACGTATCGCCAGAACTATTAAATCGCTGGTTTAGCGGTAATGCTACTGGTACAAAGCGACCTGCGTATGTAGAATATCTATCGCGCTACTTGTCAGCGCCAGAAATTAGCCTTATTCGTTCCCTCTTTGAACGCTCCTTGTTGAATCGAACCATAGATTGGTCTACTACAGTTGCTTTTCTCAAGGCGATCCCGTGATGAAGAAATCGAGCAGCGATCGCGCTCCCTATAATTCAGAGAGAAAACCCGCGGTCCCTAGCACGGAAGAGCGCGATCGCGCCAACGAGCGCGTTACTAGATATCTTCCCCAGCTTGTTGTAAGACCTGTTCGTAGAGTGCAGCACTCACCCAATATTGAGCCACATTCATCATGCGATCGAGTATGGGTCTAACTTGAGGTATGGTCTGGTTGTTCTTAGCCAATAAGAGAATACCAAGCGTCCCCATAACCTGTAAGCCAAGTCTCTGCGCTACTTGACGAGCTTCACGCTCATCTAACAAAATTCGCCTTTCACTAATTTCAATCGCTAGTGCGATTGCTTCCCTTTCTCCATCATCTAGTTCCGCAGGAATGGTAGGCGATATGGTAGCTACCGGACGAACTTGTAACCACCCAGAGGCAATCGCTTGTAGTACAAACCCAGTACCTGGGAAGCCTAAACCAGTAGTTTCACCATAGACTGCTTGAGGAATCGCGATTTGGTCAAATG from Chroococcidiopsis sp. SAG 2025 harbors:
- a CDS encoding glycoside hydrolase family 65 protein, whose amino-acid sequence is MTPELMQQVLRFNLFHILQASACSQGAGVAAKGLTSLAYEGHYFWDMEIYVMPFLTYTAPRIAKNLLLFRYSMLDKARQRSREVNQNGALFPWRTINGEEASAYYAAGTAQYHIDADIVYALKKYVEATGDEEFLFKEGVEILVETARMWYSFGFFSKRKGGQFCIHGVTGPDEYNTVVNNNTYTNLMARENLWYAAKTVETLREQNPDWFTVLVHKTNLELSELENWKKAADNIYLPFDEQLEIHLQHDGFLDEEVWDFENTPASKYPLLLHFHPLVIYRHQVIKQADIVLAMFLLGHEFSLEQKQRNFDYYDPLTTGDSSLTVCIQSIVAAEIGYMEKANAYARYAVLMDLGDVAGNVKDGCHIAAMGGTWMVLVYGFGGLRDDNGRLSFHPRLPKTIKRLQFPLTIRGQRLEVDIDRQSVAFSNGRRGNLR
- a CDS encoding phospholipase D-like domain-containing protein, coding for MTWTEIVLFVAVLTIAWLILYLRGVFEPKVQYRSERRLVLSDTNFLPLLMGFSQSLSTQAHICGFWSQPNQIYASRLAAIQKAQHIIQFETFFMTPGARANEFADALSERSHSGVHVQVLVDRSGTIKIPPDYWKRLKAAGVEVRFFHPLKLKVPLQYLSRSHRKLLIVDGTVAFIGGMGVSDNWDGDPKIGDTAPWLDYEIELENAIVPVLVGIFLRHWLYEDGKASGGYFPPQQSSAEAKPMLVIPHDAESKVSSINTLFWFSLQAAQQRIWIASPYFILDRNTRTALIQAKKRGVDVRIVTTSDRNDKPPVYYAARERYRHLLPAGIAIYEYQPSMIHAKLMLVDRDWISLGSANFDPRSFYHNDELNLAWFDPDLAPTLEKLLLDAFEKSDRIEWSTWRKRPWWQKSIGQFFLLLRWQL
- a CDS encoding DUF3368 domain-containing protein, coding for MTVICNATPLINFAAIARLDILQATFDQIAIPQAVYGETTGLGFPGTGFVLQAIASGWLQVRPVATISPTIPAELDDGEREAIALAIEISERRILLDEREARQVAQRLGLQVMGTLGILLLAKNNQTIPQVRPILDRMMNVAQYWVSAALYEQVLQQAGEDI